Proteins encoded by one window of Muntiacus reevesi chromosome 6, mMunRee1.1, whole genome shotgun sequence:
- the SLC35B4 gene encoding nucleotide sugar transporter SLC35B4: MRPAFAVGLVFAGCCSNVIFLELLARKHPGCGNIVTFAQFLFIAVEGFLFEADLGRKRPAIPIRYYAVMVTMFFTVSVVNNYALNLNIAMPLHMIFRSGSLIANMILGIIILKKRYSIFKYTSIALVSVGIFVCTFMSAKQVTSQSSSTENDGFQAFAWWLLGIGALTFALLMSARMGIFQETLYKQFGKHSKEALFYNHALPLPGFIFLASDIYDHAVLFNNSELYQVPVIGVTVPIMWFYLLMNVITQYVCIRGVFILTTECASLTVTLVVTLRKFVSLIFSILYFQNPFTLWHWLGTLFVFTGTLMYTEVWNNLGAAKGQPQKEEKKN, encoded by the exons GAAACATCCAGGATGTGGGAACATTGTGACATTTGCacagtttttatttattgctgTGGAAGGCTTCCTCTTTGAGGCTGATTTGGGAAGGAAGCGTCCAGCTATCCCAATAAG GTACTACGCCGTAATGGTGACCATGTTCTTCACTGTCAGCGTGGTGAACAACTACGCCCTGAATCTTAACATCGCCATGCCCCTGCACATGATATTTAGATCT GGTTCTCTAATTGCCAACATGATTCTAGGAattatcattttgaaaaaaag atACAGTATCTTCAAATATACCTCCATTGCCCTGGTGTCTGTGGGGATATTTGTTTGCACTTTCATGTCAGCAAAGCAGGTG ACTTCCCAGTCCAGCTCAACTGAGAATGATGGATTCCAGGCATTTGCATGGTGGTTACTAG GCATTGGGGCACTGACTTTCGCTCTTCTGATGTCCGCAAGGATGGGTATTTTCCAAGAGACTCTGTACAAACAATTCGGGAAACACTCCAAGGAGGCTTTGTTTTATAAT CATGCCCTTCCACTTCCTGGTTTCATCTTCTTGGCTTCTGACATTTATGACCATGCAGTTCTGTTCAATAATTCTG AACTGTATCAGGTTCCAGTCATTGGTGTGACAGTGCCCATCATGTGGTTCTACCTCCTCATGAATGTCATCACTCA GTACGTGTGCATCCGGGGCGTCTTCATCCTCACCACAGAATGCGCCTCCCTCACCGTCACCCTCGTCGTGACGCTGCGCAAGTTCGTCAGCCTCATCTTCTCCATCTTGTACTTCCAGAACCCTTTCACCCTGTGGCACTGGCTGGGCACCTTGTTTGTCTTCACTGGGACCCTCATGTACACAGAGGTGTGGAACAACCTGGGGGCCGCCAAAGGCCAGCctcagaaggaggagaagaagaactGA